DNA sequence from the Candidatus Kaistella beijingensis genome:
CTGAAACCAGCGGACTTTACCGTTCAGAAGATGGCGGAAGTTCCTGGAAACACTTGAACAGCGATTTCGGTTTGGTGGTTCGTCCTTTCTATTTTTCCAGAATTGTGGTCGACCCGAAAAATCCCGATGTGGTCGTGAAAGGCGGGCTTTTCGGCTCGATTAGTCGTGATGGCGGAAAAACTTTTAAAAATTTGGGAGCGATGCATTCCGATATTCACGATATCACTTTCGATAATTTAGACAGCGACAGAATGTACGTTGGAACAGACGGCGGAGTTTACCGTTCTTGGGACGGTGGAAACACCCTTGATATTGTTCGAAATTTACCCGTTTCACAATATTATCACGTAAGTTTAGACAACAACGAACCTTACAATATTTACGGTGGATTGCAAGACAACGGCTCTTGGTACGGTCCTTCAAAAGGCGATGGCGGAGTAGAATCGCGGCATTGGAACCGTGTTGGTTTTGGAGACGGTTTCCGTGTGGTGAAACATCCTACAAAAAACATTATTTACAGCGAAATGCAGGGAGCGGAAAATGTTTGGCGATACAATCTTGACACCAAAGAAATTGTAACGGTTCAACCATTGCCAGTAAAAGGCGACCCCAAACTTCGATTTAATTGGAACGCTCCAATTCTCACGAGTTTGCATCAACCTGACCGATTTTTTGTGGGAAGTCAGTTTTTGCACAAATCTGAAGATATGGGAAAAACCTGGACGAAAATTTCACCAGATTTAACCACAAATAATAAGGCAAAACAAAATCAGGAAAATTCTGGCGGTTTGTCTAAAGACAATTCAGGAGCGGAAAACCACTGCACGATTTTCACAGTTGCCGAATCACCGAAAAACGAAAAAATAATTTGGGCAGGAACCGATGACGGAAATGTTCAGGTTACCCAAAATGGCGGTCAAACTTGGAACAACGTTACCGCAAATATTCCAAACCTGCCAAAAAATACCTGGGTTCATCATATTGAAGCGAGCTCTTTCGCAGAAGGAACGGCTTATGCGGTTTTCGACGGACACAACACGGGAGATTATAACACTTACGTTTACAAAACCAAAGATTTCGGTAAAACTTGGACGTCGATTTCAACTCCTGATATTAAAGGATTTGCAAGAAACTTACAGGAAGATTTCAAGAATGAAGAATTGCTTTTCCTGGGAACAGAAAAAGGTCTATACATCACCATCGACGGCGGAAAAAACTGGTCGCATTTCACCAACAACATGCCGAATGTCGCGATTCATTACATTGATTTACACCCAAAAACAAACGATTTGGTGATGGCAACTCACGGTCGTGGAATTATTATTTTGGATGACATTTCGGTTTTAAGGCAAATCACACCAGAAGTTTTGGCAAAAGATGTTCACTTCTTCGATACTTCTGACGCGATGATGGAAGAAAAATCAAGCTATGGTGGAAATGCATCAGAACTTGAATTCGTGGGAGAAAACCCTTCAACCAATGCGAAAATCGTTTATTACTTAAAGAAGCGTCACGTTCTCGGAAAAATGGATTTGGAAGTTCAGGACATGAACGGAAAAAAAATCACCTCACTAAACGCTGGAAAACAAAAAGGAATCAATGTGGTCGATTGGAATTTCACCACCAAAACTCCAAAAATTGCAGCGGCAAAAACGCTTGCTTATGGAGGTTTTACGCCACTTCGAGTTTCTGCAGGAACCTATAAAATCGTGATGAACAAAGGAAAAGACGTTTACGCAAAAAATATCGTGGTGAAAAACGATCCTAAAAGTAAAATCACTTTGGAAGACAGAAAACAACAGGCGAATTTGGCTCAAACACTTTTCGACATGAACGAAAATTTAGCATACAAAGTTTACGAATTGGATGAAACCTTGAAAACTTTGGACGAGTTAGAGAAAAAAGATAGATCTTTCACTAAAATAAAAAACGATTTTCAAAAGCAAAAAGAAAAAATGGTCATCACAACTGGCGACAATTATGTTGGTTCGGCGGAACCTCTATTAAGGGAAAAGTTGGCGACGCTTTATGCTTCAATCGCTTCTCAGTTTGCTGCACCAACCAACTCGCAGCTGCAGAATTTCGAGACGGTGAAAGATTTGTACGATACTTCTTTAAAGGAACTCGAACAACTCAATTCCAAAAATAGAAAGAAGATTGAAGATAAAGCAAAATCGGAAAACATTCCATTTGTGATAAAAACTAAGGATGAGTTTATCAATGGTTAAAATTTGATAACGAACGATTTTCAAAATTCTTAAATAAATCATTTATGAAGACTGCTTTTTTAGCAGTCTTTTTTCTATTTTTGAAGAATGGAAACACCAAAAAAATTAGGAATCATCGGCAAGAACATCTCCTACTCTTTCTCTAAAAAATATTTTGAAAACAAGTTTCAGAACTTAATGCTGAAGAATTATTCGTATGACATTTTCGACTTGAACGATATTTCAGATGTTGAAGAAATATTTAAAACTCCCCATTTAATTGGTTTAAATGTTACGATTCCCTACAAGGAAAAAGTGATTCCTTATCTTGACGAATTGAGTGATGAGGCGGAAAAAATGGGTGCGGTGAATTGCATCGTCATTAATGACAACATCAAAAAGGGATTTAATACCGATGCGGTTGGATTTGAGAAGACTTTACTTTTACATAAAAAGGACTGTCATACTTCAGCTCTGATTTTAGGTGATGGTGGTGCTGCAAAAGCGGTGAAATATGTTTTTGAAAAACATGGAATTCCGTTTAAAACGGTCGCAAGAAATTCGGAACTCAATTTTGAAAATTTAACGAAAGAAATCGTGGCAGAAAATCCATTAATTATACAGTGTACTCCTGTTGGAACTTTCCCGAATGTGGAAGATTGTCTGGATTTTCCGTTTGAGGGAATCTCGGAAAAGCATCTAATCATCGACTTAATTTACAATCCTAATTACACCAAATTCATTAAGAATGCCGCAGAAAAAGGCGCAAAAACGGTGAATGGTTTCTACATGCTCGAACAGCAAGCGGAAAAAAATTGGGAAATTTGGAATTTTCAAAAAAAATAAGTTAATTTAGTGCATTGTTTACCGACAAAAAGCGAGAAAAAGTTTTGCCGTTTAATTCTAATAAAAAGTTTGCTATGATTACAGAAGATTCAGTCTCTGACCACAATGAAAAAAAACCGATTTCTGAAGAAGTTTCTCCTGAAAACCTTGCTGAAAATCCTGCAGAAACTGAAAAAGAAGTCTCCGAAACGGTTTCGGAGAAAGAAGTTTCAGTGGAGGATGTTTCAACCGAAAAAGTGGAAAACTCCCAAGAAACTCCTGCCGAAGATCCAAAACCTGAACATCAAGCCGATGTTGATACTCAAAAATCAACGGTGATTCCGCAGGAAAAGGTCCTTTCTGAAATCGATCCTAAAAAAGCAGACGACGGCGATCCACAAACAGATGAAGACAAAAAAACGCAAGCCGATGTTGATACCCAAAAATCAACCGTAGTTCCTGAAGAAAAAGTACTTTCCGAAATTGATCCTGAAAAGTCAGACGACGGAGAACCTCACGATGAACACGAAGAAGATTTGGAACCTGCGGCAAATCTCACTTTGCCCGAAGTTCTGAAAGAAATGGAAAACATCATCAATAAAGAAGATGCAGGTTCGCTTTACCGAAAATTCAATGCTTTGAAGGAACAGGCAAATCATTTTATCCATGATGAATTAGAGGATAAAAGGGCGGAATTTGTAGCGGCGGGAAACGAGTCGGAAAATTTCAAGTTTGAACATGCAGCTTTGGCGAAACTTTCGGGACTCATCAATATTTTCCGTGATAAGAACGATGAATACAATAAAAAGCAGGAAGAAAGCCACTCTAAAAATTTAGAGGAGAGACAAAATATTATCGAGAAACTTAAAAATCTATATACCAATACGGAAGCGGGAACCAATCTTTTCAAAGCCATTCGTGAAATTAAAGAAGAATGGAAAAATGCAGGTCAAGTCGCAAAATCTGAATTTAAGTTATTGAACAACAATTATTTCCACCATTTAAATCAGTTCTATCAAATGCTTGATATGAACAAGGAATACATGGAACAGGAATATGCGCACAATTTGGAGAAAAGACAACACATCATTGAAAGAGCAAAAGAATTGGAGACTGAACCTTCTGTACAAAAAGCGCTGAACGAACTTCAATATCTCCACAAACTTTGGAGAGAGGAAGCAGAACCTGTTGCAGAAGAATTCCGTGAAAAAACTTGGGAAGAATTCAAGGAACTTTCCAATAAAATTCACGAGAGAAAAACCGAACTTTCTGAACAAATCGAAAAAGAGCAAACTGAAAACCTCGAAAAGAAAAATAAAATCATCGAGGAAATCAAAAAAATTACCACTCCAGAAAAAGCTCCAAATCACGTTTATTGGCAAAACGCCATCAAAAAAATCGAGGATTTGCGAAGTGAGTTTTTAAAATTGGGAAGCGTTCCAAGAAAAGTTTCCAACCAAAACTGGAATGAATTTAAAACGCATCTGCGAAACTTCAACACCACCAAAAATGAGTTTTACAAAGGGTTGAAAAATTCGCAGCAAACCAACCTTGAGGAAAAACTTAAACTCATTCAAACCGCGAAAGACAATATGCTTTCCGAAGATTGGGAAACGATTGTTCCGCTCTTCAAAAAACTGCAGGAAGATTGGAAGAAAATCGGTCACGTTCCGAGAAGTATGACCAATAAAGTTTGGGACGATTTCCGTGAAGCCTGCAACACTTTCTTCAATAATTACCGCGAAAAAAACAATGCCGTAAACGACAATTGGAAAGAGAATTACAAAAACAAAAAGCAACTTCTTGACGAACTGAAAGAAATCGGAAACGAGGAAGGAAGCGTTGAAAAAATCGAGGAAATCAAAAACAAATGGAACGCCATTGGAAAAGTTCCACGCGAGAAATTGTCGATTAATACAGAGTTTAATAAAGCTTTGAGAGATAAACTGAAACTCAACAAAATCCACGAATATGATTTAAGGGAAGAAAACCTTTCTGAAAACCAGTTGACCGACAAAGCAAGAAAAATCAAAAATCAAATTGCCGATTTGGAAGCTGAAATCAGTAAAATGGAAAATAATGTTGGGTTCTTCAGCAATTCATCACGTGAAAATCCTTTGTTGAAAGATACTTTCGACAGAATTGACGAGAAAAAATCACAGTTGGAAAGCATGAAGCAAAGTTTGCATCAGATTCTTTCGGGCGAAAATTAATAAACAAAATCATGTTAAAAAAAATATTCTTATTGTTTCTGATTGGTTCTTTGACTTTCGTTAAAGCGCAGGAAACCGATTTACTTTCCATTCCAAATCCTGTAGAATATGATGGAACCGAGTTTTTTTTGGCACGCGCAAAGCAACGTTCAAAAACACTATTTCAACAGCAATACATTCCGAAAGATGAGCAGTTGGAAAATTTCAACCAAATCATCGATTTTTCATTCTTCAATAAGGAGATTGAGATGGAACTTGCAGTAAGACAAAAAGTAGAATCGGTTCAATCGCGAAAAGATGACAAATTTGCAAAAGTAAATGTTACTGAAAGTCCCGATGGAACTGAATATATCGTGGATTTCTATATTTCTGAAGTTCCCGAAAAAGGTGATTCTTTTATTGAATATGATATTTATCGGTTCAAAAAGTTCGATAATGGCACTCAAAAAAGTTTCCTAATGCTGAATTACGCAAAGCGAATTTATGGTGATCTAAAATCTGCCGCGAAACTTCTCGCCAAACAGCGCGACCAATTGATGACTGGTATGATTGAATACAAAATTCCCGAAATAAAAGTGTTGGCTGTAGAAACGAAAAAATAATTTTTAATTCATATTGAAACACCCGACAAAAGTTGGGTGTTTGCAAT
Encoded proteins:
- a CDS encoding DUF349 domain-containing protein, which translates into the protein MITEDSVSDHNEKKPISEEVSPENLAENPAETEKEVSETVSEKEVSVEDVSTEKVENSQETPAEDPKPEHQADVDTQKSTVIPQEKVLSEIDPKKADDGDPQTDEDKKTQADVDTQKSTVVPEEKVLSEIDPEKSDDGEPHDEHEEDLEPAANLTLPEVLKEMENIINKEDAGSLYRKFNALKEQANHFIHDELEDKRAEFVAAGNESENFKFEHAALAKLSGLINIFRDKNDEYNKKQEESHSKNLEERQNIIEKLKNLYTNTEAGTNLFKAIREIKEEWKNAGQVAKSEFKLLNNNYFHHLNQFYQMLDMNKEYMEQEYAHNLEKRQHIIERAKELETEPSVQKALNELQYLHKLWREEAEPVAEEFREKTWEEFKELSNKIHERKTELSEQIEKEQTENLEKKNKIIEEIKKITTPEKAPNHVYWQNAIKKIEDLRSEFLKLGSVPRKVSNQNWNEFKTHLRNFNTTKNEFYKGLKNSQQTNLEEKLKLIQTAKDNMLSEDWETIVPLFKKLQEDWKKIGHVPRSMTNKVWDDFREACNTFFNNYREKNNAVNDNWKENYKNKKQLLDELKEIGNEEGSVEKIEEIKNKWNAIGKVPREKLSINTEFNKALRDKLKLNKIHEYDLREENLSENQLTDKARKIKNQIADLEAEISKMENNVGFFSNSSRENPLLKDTFDRIDEKKSQLESMKQSLHQILSGEN
- a CDS encoding WD40/YVTN/BNR-like repeat-containing protein: MRIIKLSLALMLALPVSYFSQENSGITLKGKELFGDIKARHIGPALMSGRIADLEMHPTNNKVMYVGTAGGGVWKSTNGGASFTPIFDEDNIQSIGTIAIDPSKPDQNIWVGTGETWVRNSVSVGDGIYKSVDGGQTWKNMGLEKSDRISSIIVNPKNSDEVWVGVLGSLWSDSDERGIYKTNDGGTTWQKVFGVDNKTGCSDLIIDPKNPSTMYASFWEFRRSPWSFSSGGEKSALYKSTDGGKTWNKIHNGFPGGKLGRIAIAVAPSNSNILYSVLETEKSETSGLYRSEDGGSSWKHLNSDFGLVVRPFYFSRIVVDPKNPDVVVKGGLFGSISRDGGKTFKNLGAMHSDIHDITFDNLDSDRMYVGTDGGVYRSWDGGNTLDIVRNLPVSQYYHVSLDNNEPYNIYGGLQDNGSWYGPSKGDGGVESRHWNRVGFGDGFRVVKHPTKNIIYSEMQGAENVWRYNLDTKEIVTVQPLPVKGDPKLRFNWNAPILTSLHQPDRFFVGSQFLHKSEDMGKTWTKISPDLTTNNKAKQNQENSGGLSKDNSGAENHCTIFTVAESPKNEKIIWAGTDDGNVQVTQNGGQTWNNVTANIPNLPKNTWVHHIEASSFAEGTAYAVFDGHNTGDYNTYVYKTKDFGKTWTSISTPDIKGFARNLQEDFKNEELLFLGTEKGLYITIDGGKNWSHFTNNMPNVAIHYIDLHPKTNDLVMATHGRGIIILDDISVLRQITPEVLAKDVHFFDTSDAMMEEKSSYGGNASELEFVGENPSTNAKIVYYLKKRHVLGKMDLEVQDMNGKKITSLNAGKQKGINVVDWNFTTKTPKIAAAKTLAYGGFTPLRVSAGTYKIVMNKGKDVYAKNIVVKNDPKSKITLEDRKQQANLAQTLFDMNENLAYKVYELDETLKTLDELEKKDRSFTKIKNDFQKQKEKMVITTGDNYVGSAEPLLREKLATLYASIASQFAAPTNSQLQNFETVKDLYDTSLKELEQLNSKNRKKIEDKAKSENIPFVIKTKDEFING
- a CDS encoding shikimate dehydrogenase family protein; amino-acid sequence: METPKKLGIIGKNISYSFSKKYFENKFQNLMLKNYSYDIFDLNDISDVEEIFKTPHLIGLNVTIPYKEKVIPYLDELSDEAEKMGAVNCIVINDNIKKGFNTDAVGFEKTLLLHKKDCHTSALILGDGGAAKAVKYVFEKHGIPFKTVARNSELNFENLTKEIVAENPLIIQCTPVGTFPNVEDCLDFPFEGISEKHLIIDLIYNPNYTKFIKNAAEKGAKTVNGFYMLEQQAEKNWEIWNFQKK